A window from Canis aureus isolate CA01 chromosome 23, VMU_Caureus_v.1.0, whole genome shotgun sequence encodes these proteins:
- the LOC144295211 gene encoding high affinity immunoglobulin epsilon receptor subunit beta-like, which translates to MDEFVEGISTNEIQSTQVGQADASDSARHRSSKLHDFLKKNLHSLGVAQIMIGLKCFLFGIIEIFFYWHSNHRGLLFCFYIGYPFWGAASFIISGSLTISCMKKQTKFLIGVSMGAHIISTLLSSTGLILLFVNLIDVFLFECSELRECSLVKSFITSIVILQMIVTCAQIFISFSLCGLTYTMNGSEMSLVSALSCLIRTHSEDPYQDLLTQPQTYEDLVLQDIDPVHSDP; encoded by the exons ATGGATGAGTTTGTGGAGGGCATTTCAACAAATGAAATTCAAAGCACGCAGGTGGGACAAGCAGATGCATCTGATTCTGCTCGGCATCGATCCAGCAAGCTGCACGATTTCCTTAAAAAGAATCTGCATTCCCTGGGT gtagctcagatcatgattggCCTGAAATGCTTCTTGTTTGGAatcattgagatttttttttactggcaCTCTAATCACAGAGGTCTCTTATTCTGCTTTTATATTGGCTACCCATTCTGGGGTGCAGCATCT TTCATCATATCTGGATCTTTGACCATCTCATgtatgaaaaaacaaacaaaatttctg ATTGGAGTCAGTATGGGAGCTCACATTATCAGCACGCTACTTTCAAGCACTGGGCTAATTCTTCTCTTCGTGAATCTAATTGATGTATTCTTATTTGAATGCTCAGAGTTACGTGAGTGTTCATTGGTTAAATCTTTTATAACC AGTATTGTGATCCTTCAAATGATAGTGACTTGTGCGCAGATCTTCATTTCCTTCTCACTCTGTGGGCTCACTTACACCATGAATGGCAGTGAGATGAGCCTG GTTTCTGCACTGAGTTGCTTGATCAGAACACATTCTGAAGATCCTTATCAAGACTTATTGACTCAACCTCAAACTTATGAAGACTTAGTGCTGCAAGATATAGATCCTGTTCACTCTGATCCATGA